From a region of the Candidatus Omnitrophota bacterium genome:
- the rplI gene encoding 50S ribosomal protein L9, translating into MEIILKEDVASIGRAGDKVDVKPGYARNYLIPKGLALEVTAGNIKLIEAQKSKRQKKEQEEKAAAESVAAKLANISCTITVNAGEDDKLFGSVTHSDVAHVLAAEGVAVDKKDIVFEEEITKLGIYYCKIKLHPQVTQRVKLWIVKK; encoded by the coding sequence ATGGAAATAATATTAAAAGAGGATGTTGCGTCAATCGGCCGCGCCGGTGATAAGGTTGATGTAAAACCGGGTTACGCGAGAAACTACCTTATTCCAAAAGGCCTTGCTCTTGAGGTAACCGCCGGGAATATAAAGCTTATTGAAGCCCAGAAGAGCAAAAGGCAAAAAAAGGAACAGGAAGAGAAAGCCGCCGCCGAAAGCGTCGCGGCAAAATTAGCAAATATTTCATGCACTATTACCGTAAATGCCGGTGAGGATGATAAGCTTTTTGGGTCTGTAACGCACTCTGATGTGGCGCATGTCCTGGCCGCCGAAGGCGTTGCGGTTGATAAAAAAGATATCGTGTTTGAAGAGGAGATAACAAAGCTTGGCATATATTACTGCAAGATAAAACTCCACCCTCAAGTCACTCAACGCGTTAAACTTTGGATTGTCAAGAAATAG